The proteins below come from a single Carnobacterium divergens DSM 20623 genomic window:
- a CDS encoding ABC transporter ATP-binding protein, producing the protein MIKVTGLTKNAFSEQKNKKILNNVTFQIKTGETIIITGPAGSGKTILLKILASLEKSDAGKILVNKKSVAALNDRQLMHYRKEDLGLIFQDVPLIDSLTIKENLELVATQAPFSYDITYILAQVGIHEELDRFPTELSSGDYQLVLLARALVKKPKLLLLDDPLSSLDSHSAQTILTLLQETAKKRGTTIVLTTKQTQLIPYADRVFTLLKGQITSIKSNKKPAKTADLIW; encoded by the coding sequence ATGATCAAAGTAACTGGCTTAACTAAAAATGCTTTCTCTGAACAAAAGAACAAAAAAATTCTCAACAATGTAACCTTTCAAATTAAAACAGGTGAAACTATAATTATCACTGGCCCTGCTGGTTCAGGGAAAACAATCCTTTTAAAAATTCTCGCTAGTTTAGAAAAATCAGACGCGGGAAAAATTTTAGTCAATAAAAAATCAGTAGCTGCACTGAATGATAGACAGCTCATGCATTACCGAAAGGAAGACCTCGGTCTGATTTTTCAAGATGTACCATTAATCGATTCTCTTACCATTAAAGAAAATCTTGAACTAGTAGCTACTCAGGCTCCTTTTTCATATGACATCACCTATATTCTGGCGCAAGTTGGCATTCATGAAGAATTAGATCGTTTTCCAACTGAACTTTCAAGTGGCGACTATCAGCTTGTTCTCTTAGCAAGAGCACTTGTCAAAAAACCAAAACTTTTATTATTGGATGACCCATTAAGTTCATTGGATTCTCATTCAGCACAAACTATTTTGACTCTCCTTCAGGAAACCGCTAAAAAACGAGGAACAACTATTGTTCTTACGACGAAACAAACACAATTGATTCCATATGCAGATCGTGTGTTTACCTTATTAAAAGGGCAAATCACATCTATTAAATCCAACAAAAAACCAGCTAAAACAGCTGATTTAATATGGTAG
- a CDS encoding class II fructose-bisphosphate aldolase translates to MALVSATEMLNKAREGKYAVGAFNTNNLEWTKAILVGAQAANSPVMIQTSMGAAKYMGGYKVCYDLVKDLIDSMGITVPVALHLDHGDYEAALECIEIGYTSVMFDGSHLPFEENMEKAKDVIAKAHAKGVSVECEVGSIGGEEDGIIGSGELADPKECKLIADLGVDFLAAGIGNIHGSYPANWTGLSFETLSAIADITGGHLPLVLHGGSGIPVEQVKKAISLGVSKINVNTECQEVFAAATRKYIEEGKDQQGKGFDPRKLLEPGTTAVTELVKQRIEWFGSTGKA, encoded by the coding sequence ATGGCATTAGTATCAGCTACAGAAATGTTAAACAAAGCACGCGAAGGTAAATATGCAGTAGGTGCATTCAATACCAACAATTTAGAATGGACAAAAGCAATTTTAGTGGGAGCTCAAGCAGCTAACTCACCTGTAATGATCCAAACTTCAATGGGTGCGGCTAAATACATGGGTGGATACAAAGTTTGTTACGATCTTGTAAAAGATTTAATTGATTCAATGGGAATCACTGTTCCTGTTGCACTTCACTTAGATCACGGTGATTACGAAGCAGCTCTTGAATGTATCGAAATTGGATACACTTCAGTAATGTTTGATGGTTCTCACTTACCATTTGAAGAAAACATGGAAAAAGCTAAAGACGTTATTGCTAAAGCACATGCTAAAGGCGTTTCTGTTGAATGTGAAGTTGGAAGCATCGGCGGAGAAGAAGACGGAATCATCGGTTCAGGCGAATTAGCTGACCCTAAAGAATGTAAATTAATCGCTGATCTTGGCGTTGATTTCTTAGCTGCTGGTATTGGTAACATCCACGGTTCATACCCAGCTAACTGGACAGGTTTAAGCTTTGAAACGTTATCTGCAATTGCAGACATTACTGGTGGACATTTACCATTAGTATTACACGGAGGTTCAGGAATTCCAGTAGAACAAGTTAAAAAAGCAATTTCTCTTGGCGTTTCAAAAATCAACGTAAATACTGAGTGTCAAGAAGTATTTGCAGCTGCAACTCGTAAATATATCGAAGAAGGTAAAGACCAACAAGGTAAAGGTTTTGACCCTCGTAAATTATTAGAACCAGGAACTACTGCAGTTACTGAGTTAGTTAAACAAAGAATTGAATGGTTTGGTTCAACTGGTAAAGCTTAA
- a CDS encoding GntR family transcriptional regulator, with translation MIKYKVIAEEIERRIRQKVYEVNTKLPTVDQLMIDFEASRNTIRKAIEILSLRGLVYQVQGSGIYIRKAEQEDCINIGNVKGISKDFLQKTIRSKLLDLTLIKADEDLSKRMNCPIGTPIYRLKRQRFSDEKPLSIEYTYYNKEIIPYLNQEIAEKSIYSYIEDDLKLSIGFSDKFIHVSKLTADEAFLLDLPVGDPSLIVKETVYLANGLLFNISTVIYNYLEAHLFLQSEHY, from the coding sequence ATGATTAAATATAAGGTGATCGCTGAAGAAATCGAACGCCGTATCAGACAAAAAGTTTATGAAGTAAATACAAAATTGCCAACTGTGGATCAATTAATGATTGATTTTGAAGCAAGTCGGAATACCATTCGAAAAGCCATTGAAATTCTTTCTTTAAGAGGGCTAGTTTACCAAGTCCAAGGAAGCGGTATTTACATTCGCAAAGCAGAACAAGAAGATTGTATTAATATCGGAAATGTTAAAGGAATCAGCAAAGATTTCCTTCAAAAAACAATCCGTTCAAAACTTTTAGACCTAACCCTGATTAAAGCCGACGAAGATCTCTCTAAGAGGATGAATTGCCCAATTGGGACACCTATTTATCGTTTGAAACGGCAACGTTTTAGCGACGAAAAACCCTTAAGTATTGAGTACACCTATTACAACAAAGAAATCATTCCCTATTTAAACCAAGAAATCGCGGAGAAATCAATTTATTCTTATATTGAAGACGATTTAAAATTATCCATTGGTTTTTCTGACAAATTTATTCATGTCAGCAAGTTAACTGCCGATGAAGCCTTTCTGTTAGACTTGCCAGTGGGAGATCCCTCCTTGATTGTCAAAGAAACCGTTTATCTAGCAAATGGCTTACTGTTTAACATTTCTACGGTAATCTATAACTACCTTGAAGCGCATCTCTTTTTACAATCAGAACATTACTAA
- a CDS encoding ABC transporter permease yields MRNLKNECVRELEESKKLLLTLFFLFLLGTSLFIGGQAIYPNMLKTANNYYQTYHLPDTTVKSDAGFTSEDYTTIKQKAKLTTSYLGYSEFAISDYKQQVTLIRSISESNTQQQKAPYQLKQGTFPRKSGEIALDQKMATIYPLGSKITFIDDLNQQTKKQLKRTTYQVVGFVSSPEFIQTSVRGYSPIGNGEIAFISVILEKDFNLSNKNNLVLTYQATKNKVHYQNPYQQKLFEQTKQTRTTMNQLGIQKMEEAKEALLTKQVDIDEKISDLTAELDNQKMEVSDSEKIITEQKTALEAEKKELSQQLTTLENELISAQATFQQNEQLLTAKIQEVETMTTAIEESETLMAENQNNLEEFTQLVETNQEQLATYQDSLDNDYKKIKQIQNPTQQKDAQQKYDARLKKYQTEQTKVATQLNQLETAKTQFATNEATLSQQNDLLNTALDQLSQLEENFTDSESDYETKLFEKEDIQQSQNELTTTDSEMIADDEQNLAELKETLTQQKAALEAEIKKETSEKNQVDKQIKQMKPPTFSIDHSIENTGYVAYQKELSRLKYMTQILPFIVYGLTLILALVLIVNALRKKRQHSYILKVLGIHPFTIFVPTLLLSTSIALIGLIAGCFIGTYGIPTAVFKLYQKSYLIDHYQFILNYQRLAIALGLTLLTCILPIFYYSVAPFHKKTTKSIHLIGTLVIPITFVVALLFVGMNTLQTVQDNFLNEYPTTLEVKLHTSQNKINNHDYLKILHYYSIKPPSLIHKEDIRLANASSLSLIVPKEKTSIADSLPTKGAALTEKTAANQRLKVGDAIIFYDTRGEKHSLIIEKILKTEQEALYLSATSYEDVFTKQSTFDTLLLALPETLNQTIGTHLLDLDTVEFKGLLYERLEKSAQLSTPTEANNRLATLLLGLPSVTEVHPVNNALQNESFKSLRKLISVFVLIAICLTALTLYSSFYIQLAKQAKESQILNALGFEKQKINASILRKSYPFILIGCFLGGILGMVLYTLISKKLLLSLPISFSIMNYIWTLLIVFLFSICVIKSLNKSPFNLNKLRATIQNFFLNYL; encoded by the coding sequence ATGCGCAATTTAAAAAATGAATGTGTTCGTGAATTAGAGGAATCTAAGAAGCTTTTGCTAACTCTTTTCTTTTTATTTTTGTTAGGAACTAGTCTATTTATTGGTGGCCAAGCCATTTATCCAAATATGCTGAAGACAGCCAATAACTATTATCAAACGTATCATTTACCTGACACCACAGTCAAATCAGATGCTGGCTTCACCTCAGAGGACTATACTACTATAAAACAGAAAGCAAAACTGACTACAAGCTATCTAGGATACTCCGAATTTGCCATTAGCGACTACAAGCAACAAGTTACCTTGATTCGCTCAATTTCTGAATCAAATACGCAACAACAAAAAGCACCTTATCAACTTAAGCAAGGTACCTTCCCTCGCAAAAGTGGTGAAATCGCGCTAGACCAGAAGATGGCAACCATTTATCCTCTAGGTTCGAAGATTACTTTTATAGATGATCTCAATCAGCAAACTAAAAAGCAGTTAAAGAGAACAACCTATCAAGTCGTCGGATTTGTTTCAAGTCCTGAGTTTATCCAAACATCCGTCCGTGGCTATAGCCCAATTGGAAATGGTGAAATTGCTTTTATTTCAGTTATTCTTGAAAAAGATTTTAACTTATCAAACAAAAACAATCTAGTCTTGACTTACCAAGCAACTAAAAATAAAGTACATTATCAAAATCCGTACCAGCAAAAACTCTTTGAACAAACGAAACAAACGCGAACTACCATGAATCAACTAGGCATTCAAAAAATGGAAGAAGCAAAAGAGGCCTTACTTACAAAGCAAGTGGATATCGATGAAAAAATTTCTGATTTAACAGCCGAACTAGACAATCAAAAAATGGAAGTAAGCGACTCAGAAAAAATAATTACTGAACAAAAAACCGCCTTAGAAGCTGAGAAAAAAGAGCTTTCTCAACAACTGACAACATTAGAAAATGAGTTAATCAGCGCACAAGCTACCTTTCAACAAAACGAACAACTACTCACTGCAAAAATCCAAGAAGTTGAAACGATGACCACTGCTATCGAGGAATCAGAAACGCTTATGGCAGAAAATCAAAATAACTTAGAGGAGTTTACACAGCTTGTTGAGACAAATCAAGAGCAGTTAGCTACTTATCAAGATTCATTGGACAATGATTATAAAAAAATCAAACAGATTCAGAATCCTACTCAACAAAAGGATGCACAGCAAAAATATGATGCTCGTCTAAAAAAATATCAAACTGAACAAACAAAAGTAGCAACTCAACTCAATCAATTGGAGACGGCTAAAACACAATTCGCTACCAATGAAGCTACTTTATCGCAACAAAATGACTTACTAAACACTGCTCTTGATCAATTGAGCCAACTTGAAGAAAACTTTACAGATAGTGAGTCTGACTACGAAACTAAATTATTTGAAAAAGAAGATATCCAACAATCACAAAATGAATTGACGACCACAGATTCTGAAATGATTGCAGATGATGAGCAAAATCTAGCGGAATTAAAAGAAACCCTCACCCAACAAAAAGCAGCCCTTGAAGCTGAAATAAAAAAAGAAACTTCCGAAAAAAATCAAGTTGACAAACAAATCAAACAAATGAAACCACCTACTTTTTCTATTGATCATTCAATTGAAAATACTGGGTATGTTGCCTACCAAAAAGAGTTATCACGTTTAAAATATATGACTCAAATTCTGCCATTCATTGTTTATGGACTAACTTTAATTTTAGCCCTGGTCTTAATAGTAAATGCCTTAAGAAAAAAACGACAACACAGTTATATTTTAAAGGTGCTTGGTATTCATCCATTTACTATTTTTGTACCTACTTTATTATTAAGTACAAGCATTGCTTTAATTGGGCTGATAGCTGGTTGCTTTATTGGCACCTACGGGATTCCCACAGCTGTCTTTAAGCTCTATCAAAAGAGCTATTTGATTGATCATTATCAATTTATCCTTAACTATCAACGCTTAGCAATTGCTCTTGGGCTTACTTTGTTGACTTGTATCCTACCAATTTTTTATTATTCTGTCGCACCTTTTCATAAAAAAACAACTAAATCGATCCATTTAATTGGGACACTTGTCATCCCAATCACTTTTGTTGTGGCACTTTTATTTGTAGGGATGAATACTTTACAAACGGTTCAAGATAACTTCCTAAACGAATACCCAACTACATTGGAAGTGAAACTTCATACATCACAAAACAAAATTAACAATCACGATTATTTAAAAATTCTTCATTATTATTCAATTAAGCCTCCTTCACTTATTCACAAAGAAGATATTCGCTTAGCAAACGCATCCTCACTTTCTTTGATTGTCCCAAAAGAAAAGACGAGCATTGCTGATTCACTTCCAACTAAAGGAGCTGCTTTAACTGAAAAAACAGCAGCAAATCAACGCTTAAAAGTTGGTGATGCTATTATTTTTTATGATACACGAGGCGAAAAGCACTCCCTTATCATTGAAAAAATCTTAAAAACAGAACAAGAAGCACTCTATCTTTCAGCAACTTCTTATGAAGATGTATTTACGAAACAAAGTACCTTTGATACGTTACTACTAGCATTACCTGAGACACTTAATCAAACAATTGGAACACATCTACTTGATTTAGACACGGTTGAATTTAAAGGACTGCTTTATGAAAGGTTGGAAAAATCGGCTCAACTTTCCACTCCCACAGAAGCAAATAATCGTTTAGCAACACTTTTATTAGGTTTGCCATCAGTTACTGAAGTACATCCGGTAAACAACGCTTTACAAAATGAATCATTCAAATCACTTCGTAAGCTGATTAGTGTTTTTGTTTTAATTGCTATTTGTTTAACAGCCCTTACGTTATACAGTTCATTTTATATTCAATTGGCTAAGCAAGCAAAAGAGAGTCAGATTTTAAATGCTTTAGGATTTGAAAAACAGAAGATCAACGCCTCTATTTTAAGGAAAAGCTATCCTTTTATCTTAATTGGTTGCTTCTTAGGTGGAATCCTTGGCATGGTACTATACACACTTATCTCTAAAAAACTACTCTTAAGTTTACCCATTAGTTTTTCCATTATGAATTATATTTGGACACTTTTAATTGTATTTTTATTCTCCATATGTGTTATAAAATCCCTCAACAAATCACCCTTTAATTTAAATAAATTACGAGCTACTATCCAAAATTTCTTTCTAAATTACCTTTAG
- a CDS encoding pseudouridine synthase: MRLDKLLFETGYGSRNQVKQLIKRKQVRINGELVLTDGYNVDPELQTVLVSGKQVHYQAHVYYMLNKPAGVVSAVRDANNQTVIDLISKKDQRPGLFPVGRLDRDTEGLLLITNNGQLAHQLLVPKKEVIKKYEAIVNEPVTDEDVQAFKEGIIFHGGIQCKPAELRILETIENESRVLLAISEGKFHQVKKMFLSVGKKVTYLKRVAMGTLVLDEGLEKGSYRALTNEELENYQRYFI; the protein is encoded by the coding sequence ATGCGGTTAGATAAATTATTATTTGAAACAGGCTATGGCTCTAGGAATCAAGTGAAGCAATTAATTAAACGAAAGCAAGTCCGTATCAATGGTGAGTTGGTCTTAACAGATGGTTATAACGTCGATCCTGAATTACAAACAGTCCTTGTTTCAGGAAAACAAGTCCACTATCAAGCGCATGTGTATTATATGTTAAATAAACCAGCAGGAGTTGTTAGTGCGGTGCGTGATGCTAACAATCAAACCGTTATTGATTTGATTTCGAAAAAAGATCAACGACCAGGGTTATTTCCGGTAGGTCGTTTAGATCGAGATACGGAAGGTTTATTGTTAATAACGAATAATGGTCAATTGGCGCATCAGTTATTAGTTCCTAAAAAAGAAGTGATAAAGAAATACGAAGCAATTGTTAATGAACCTGTTACAGATGAAGATGTTCAAGCATTTAAAGAAGGGATTATTTTTCATGGCGGTATTCAATGCAAACCTGCTGAATTGCGTATTTTAGAGACTATTGAGAATGAAAGTCGCGTTTTATTAGCTATTAGTGAAGGGAAATTCCATCAAGTTAAAAAGATGTTTTTATCTGTTGGGAAAAAAGTAACGTATTTGAAGAGAGTAGCTATGGGGACATTGGTTTTGGATGAAGGACTAGAAAAGGGTTCTTATCGAGCATTGACGAATGAAGAGCTGGAAAACTATCAGCGTTACTTTATATAA
- a CDS encoding PTS sugar transporter subunit IIC, which translates to MEKFMTVLEEKMTPIAVKLDNNRYITAIKDGFFGVMSLLIIGSFFLLVANLPITGYPEFMASLLGENWTTYFTVPYDMTMNVMTFYVIIAMARSLAKTYGMDSISCISSVVVAFLILTPTFEFKDGALGMGIPLSNLGASGLFLGMLTAVAAVEIVHFIDKKGWKIKMPDSVPANVSRSFSALIPALFVIIIFNLVRILFSLTEFGTMQAFIFHYLQVPLTSLGSTLPATLLITLFEALLWCFGIHGSNVVGGIMQPIWLSLTADNQAAFASGEALPHIVNYQFYSNFMKIGGFGGTFGLAILILLFAKSSQFKALGKLAFGPGLFNINEPLIFGIPIVLNPIMMIPFILTPLVLCIVAYFSMKTGLVPYTNGTNIPWTTPPVIAGFLVSGWRGALLNIVQIVISMVIYYPFFKSADKIAYDAEMQTSEVSAESVTEA; encoded by the coding sequence ATGGAAAAATTTATGACGGTATTAGAGGAGAAAATGACACCCATTGCAGTTAAACTCGACAACAATCGGTACATTACGGCAATTAAAGATGGTTTTTTTGGAGTCATGTCATTATTAATTATTGGGTCATTCTTTTTATTAGTTGCTAATTTACCAATTACAGGCTATCCAGAGTTTATGGCATCGCTATTAGGTGAAAATTGGACAACCTATTTCACTGTTCCGTATGACATGACGATGAATGTTATGACCTTTTATGTCATTATTGCAATGGCTCGAAGTTTAGCAAAAACCTACGGAATGGACAGCATTTCGTGTATTTCATCGGTAGTCGTTGCTTTCTTAATTTTAACACCAACATTTGAGTTTAAAGACGGAGCTCTCGGAATGGGAATCCCATTAAGTAATTTAGGCGCAAGTGGATTGTTTTTAGGAATGTTAACAGCAGTAGCGGCGGTTGAAATTGTTCATTTTATTGATAAAAAGGGTTGGAAAATCAAAATGCCTGATTCAGTTCCAGCCAATGTTTCTCGGTCATTTTCAGCCTTGATTCCAGCACTTTTTGTTATTATTATTTTTAACTTAGTACGTATTTTGTTTAGTCTTACTGAGTTTGGTACAATGCAAGCGTTTATTTTCCATTATTTACAAGTTCCGTTAACAAGTCTAGGAAGCACGTTACCTGCTACGCTATTGATTACACTATTTGAAGCACTGTTATGGTGTTTTGGGATTCATGGTTCCAATGTAGTCGGCGGGATTATGCAACCTATTTGGTTATCCTTGACAGCAGACAATCAAGCAGCCTTTGCTTCAGGTGAAGCATTGCCTCATATTGTCAACTATCAATTTTATTCTAATTTTATGAAAATTGGTGGATTTGGTGGAACATTTGGTTTAGCTATTTTAATCTTATTATTTGCAAAATCAAGTCAATTTAAGGCGCTTGGAAAACTAGCCTTTGGACCAGGGTTGTTCAATATTAATGAGCCCTTGATTTTTGGGATTCCGATTGTTCTAAATCCAATCATGATGATTCCATTTATTTTGACGCCGCTTGTTTTATGTATTGTAGCGTATTTTTCAATGAAAACGGGTTTAGTCCCCTATACAAATGGCACGAATATTCCATGGACAACACCTCCTGTGATTGCTGGCTTTTTAGTAAGTGGTTGGCGAGGAGCGTTGCTGAATATCGTTCAAATTGTAATTTCTATGGTTATTTATTACCCATTCTTTAAATCAGCCGATAAAATCGCATATGACGCAGAAATGCAAACGTCAGAAGTAAGTGCTGAATCAGTAACAGAAGCTTAA
- a CDS encoding PhzF family phenazine biosynthesis protein produces MKLPVYVASAFSKNQGGGNKAGVVLMENEWLTTIQKMAIAKQLGYAETAFISDSDIADYKFEYFTPKEEVDLCGHATIGSFVILMHLKKLFKNCYTIETNSGVLSISIQDDVLFMEQNKPLFYDVVPGNEFIDCFDIEAIDSKMPIQIVSTGLKDLLIPIKSEIQLHALQPNFEKIKEISKNYQVIGMHLYTIDDDRIICRNFAPLYDINEESATGTSNGALACYLYQQNDLKKELYVFEQGNSLNAPSEILVKLTTTHTNEIEQVYVGGKGYYCETLYIEC; encoded by the coding sequence ATGAAACTACCGGTTTATGTTGCAAGTGCATTTAGTAAGAATCAAGGCGGCGGAAATAAAGCAGGTGTGGTATTGATGGAAAATGAGTGGTTGACCACTATCCAAAAGATGGCAATCGCTAAACAACTGGGTTATGCTGAAACTGCTTTTATATCAGATTCTGACATTGCCGATTATAAATTTGAGTATTTTACACCAAAGGAAGAAGTTGATTTATGTGGTCATGCTACAATTGGTTCTTTCGTCATCTTGATGCACTTAAAGAAACTATTTAAAAATTGCTATACAATAGAAACCAATAGCGGTGTGCTTAGTATTTCCATACAAGATGATGTCTTGTTTATGGAACAAAACAAACCACTATTTTATGATGTTGTGCCTGGAAATGAGTTTATTGACTGTTTTGACATTGAAGCTATTGACAGTAAAATGCCCATTCAAATTGTTTCCACAGGTCTAAAGGATCTGTTAATTCCTATCAAAAGCGAAATCCAACTACATGCACTTCAACCTAATTTTGAAAAAATTAAAGAAATCAGTAAGAACTATCAAGTTATCGGAATGCACCTATATACCATTGATGACGATCGCATCATATGTAGAAACTTTGCTCCCTTATACGATATCAATGAAGAATCCGCTACTGGCACTTCAAACGGTGCATTAGCTTGCTATCTTTATCAACAAAACGATTTAAAAAAAGAACTTTACGTATTTGAACAAGGTAATTCTCTAAACGCTCCTTCCGAAATATTGGTAAAACTAACAACCACTCACACAAATGAAATAGAACAAGTTTATGTTGGTGGCAAAGGCTATTATTGCGAAACACTCTATATAGAGTGTTAG
- a CDS encoding YebC/PmpR family DNA-binding transcriptional regulator, with protein sequence MGRKWANIKDKKASKDKNTSRIYAKFGIEIYVAAKQGDPDPHSNQKLRFVIERAKTYNVPKHVIDRAIEKAKGSGDETYSELRYEGFGPNGSMIIVDALTNNVNRTASDVRAAYGKNGGNMGVSGSVAYLFDNTAVFGVENRDADELLELLMEADVDVRDVADEDGQTIIYAEPENFHTVQGALKELGIEDFTVAEIEMIPQNEVTLEGEDLEKFENLIDALEDLEDVQKVHHNVNLED encoded by the coding sequence ATGGGTCGTAAATGGGCAAATATTAAAGACAAAAAAGCATCAAAAGACAAAAATACAAGTCGTATCTATGCTAAGTTTGGCATTGAAATTTATGTAGCTGCAAAACAAGGGGATCCAGATCCTCACTCTAACCAAAAATTACGTTTTGTTATTGAACGTGCTAAGACTTATAACGTGCCAAAACATGTCATTGATCGCGCGATTGAAAAAGCGAAAGGTTCCGGTGATGAAACTTACTCTGAATTACGATACGAAGGATTTGGTCCAAATGGCTCAATGATTATTGTTGATGCCTTAACAAATAATGTGAATCGTACGGCCTCTGATGTTCGTGCCGCTTATGGTAAAAATGGAGGAAATATGGGTGTGAGTGGTTCTGTTGCCTATCTTTTCGATAATACGGCCGTTTTTGGAGTAGAAAATCGTGATGCTGACGAATTGCTTGAGTTATTGATGGAAGCCGATGTTGACGTTCGTGACGTTGCTGACGAAGACGGTCAAACCATTATTTATGCTGAACCTGAAAACTTCCATACTGTTCAAGGAGCATTAAAAGAATTAGGAATTGAAGACTTTACCGTTGCTGAAATCGAAATGATTCCACAAAATGAAGTGACTTTAGAAGGTGAAGATTTAGAAAAATTTGAGAATCTGATTGATGCTCTAGAAGATCTAGAGGATGTTCAAAAAGTTCATCACAATGTAAACTTAGAAGATTAA
- a CDS encoding 6-phospho-beta-glucosidase, with product MCSLPKDFLWGGAVAAHQLEGGWNQGGKGMSIADVLTAGTKDQQRLITEGLLPGKYYPNHEAIDFYHKYEEDIQLFAEMGFKCFRTSIAWSRIFPKGDELVPNEEGLAFYDKLFDTLLKYNIEPVITLSHFEMPYHLATEYGGFYNRKVVDFFVRYATTVMERYQSKVKYWMTFNEINNQMNTSNDIFGWTCSGVKFSEFAHPEEVLYQVAHHELIASALVVKKGKEINPDFQIGCMASFVPIYPYSCAPNDMMLATESMHDRFFFTDVHIRGHYPNYILKKWERDGIHVAMEAGDEAILASGKVDYLGFSYYMSNAVKSDANNDNSKSLDGSNHYSVRNPHVEASDWGWQIDPVGLRYALNTLYERYEIPLFIVENGFGAIDELKADGSCDDGYRIDYLKAHIAEFKKAVEIDGVELMGYTPWGCIDLVSFTTGEMKKRYGFIYVDKDNEGNGTLQRSKKKSFDWYKEVIASNGEQL from the coding sequence ATGTGTAGTTTACCAAAAGATTTTTTATGGGGTGGCGCAGTTGCTGCCCATCAATTAGAAGGCGGTTGGAATCAAGGTGGCAAAGGGATGAGTATCGCAGACGTTTTGACGGCAGGAACGAAAGACCAACAGCGTTTGATTACAGAAGGATTATTACCTGGGAAATATTACCCAAATCATGAAGCCATCGATTTTTATCATAAATATGAAGAGGATATCCAATTATTTGCAGAAATGGGTTTTAAGTGCTTTAGAACCAGTATTGCATGGTCGCGTATTTTTCCAAAGGGGGATGAGCTTGTTCCAAATGAAGAGGGCCTAGCCTTTTATGATAAGCTGTTTGATACATTATTAAAATACAATATTGAACCGGTAATCACCTTGAGTCATTTTGAAATGCCGTATCATTTAGCAACAGAGTATGGTGGTTTTTATAATAGAAAAGTAGTAGATTTCTTCGTACGATACGCAACAACGGTAATGGAACGTTATCAATCGAAGGTGAAGTATTGGATGACGTTTAATGAAATTAACAATCAAATGAATACAAGTAATGATATTTTTGGTTGGACGTGTTCAGGAGTGAAATTTTCTGAATTTGCTCATCCAGAAGAAGTGTTGTATCAAGTAGCACATCATGAGCTGATTGCGAGTGCGTTAGTCGTTAAAAAAGGAAAAGAAATCAATCCAGATTTTCAAATAGGGTGTATGGCTTCATTTGTGCCAATTTATCCATATTCTTGTGCTCCTAATGATATGATGCTAGCAACAGAAAGTATGCATGATCGTTTCTTCTTTACGGATGTTCATATTCGTGGTCACTATCCAAATTATATTCTCAAAAAATGGGAACGGGATGGCATTCATGTTGCAATGGAAGCAGGTGACGAAGCCATTTTAGCTAGTGGGAAAGTTGATTATCTAGGATTTAGTTACTATATGTCAAATGCAGTGAAGTCAGATGCGAACAATGACAACAGTAAGTCACTAGATGGAAGCAATCACTATTCAGTACGAAATCCTCATGTGGAAGCGAGTGACTGGGGATGGCAAATTGATCCAGTTGGGTTGCGGTATGCACTAAATACGTTATACGAACGCTACGAAATTCCGTTGTTTATTGTCGAGAATGGCTTCGGTGCGATTGACGAATTAAAAGCAGATGGAAGTTGTGACGACGGGTATCGCATTGACTATTTAAAAGCGCATATTGCAGAATTTAAAAAAGCGGTTGAAATAGATGGCGTTGAGTTGATGGGCTACACGCCTTGGGGTTGCATCGATTTAGTTTCCTTTACGACAGGAGAAATGAAGAAACGTTATGGATTCATTTATGTAGATAAGGACAACGAGGGGAACGGAACGTTGCAACGTTCTAAGAAAAAAAGCTTTGATTGGTATAAGGAAGTCATTGCTAGTAATGGAGAACAATTGTAG